In Lagenorhynchus albirostris chromosome 1, mLagAlb1.1, whole genome shotgun sequence, the sequence GTTTGGAGGCCACAAAGCCATTATGTGTGGAGGAGAGCCCTGGACTGGTGCATGTCCCCTGGAGGGCCACACACAGACAGAGCTGGAGAACGGCAGCGGGCCCCAGGCAGGGCCTGCAGTCTCCCCAGCTCCCGAAGCTCAGCTGCCGGCACCATCAGGCACGCTGGATTGAACGCCATGGCTACTCACCTGTCTGCCCTGCTAGACTGTGGGCCGGTGAAAATGAGGCTTCTCCCTGTATCCGTCCGCCAGCACAGGGCTGGCCCACCGTGGGCCCTGGGTAGGGGctgaaaaattaagaatagacGGATGACACAGCAAGGGAGGTCCATGGTGCTCCTCCCCAAGGCCCCCCAGGGAGGCTCTCTGACCTGGTCCCCGCCCAGCGCCCCCTCCCTGCCATGACAGGAGGCTCACCAcgctcttccccctcccctgcagaCAGTGGTGCGGGGCAGCGCGGCGCCCATGGACGGCTACATCTCGGGGCTGCTCAACGATATCCAGAAGTTGTCAGTCATCAGCTCCAACACCCTGCGCGGCCGCAGCCCCACCAGCCGGCGGCGGGCACAGTCCCTGGGGCTGCTAGGGGATGAGCAGTGGGCCGCCAACTCGGACATGTACTTGCAGAGCCCCCAGTCTGAGCACAGGGACCCCCATGGCCTCTACCTCAGCTGCAACGGGGCCGCACCAGCAGGGCGCAGGCATGTGCCATGGCCCGAGCCACAGAGCCCGCGGGTCCTGCCCAGTGGGCTGGCCACCAAGGCACAGTCCCTGGGCCCCACCGAGTTCCAGGGCGCCCCGCAGCGCTGCCTGCAGAGCTCCCCAACCGGCACCTCGGCCTCCACGGCTGCGGGCAGGCGGGGGCCCACGACTGCCGGGCATGGCTCTGAGGAGGCCCGGCCACAGTCCTGCCTGGTGGGCTCGGCTGCAGGCAGGCCGGGGGGGGAGGGCAGCCCCAGCCCCAAGACCCCGGAGAGCAGCCTGAAGCGCAGGCTGTTCCGAAGCATGTTCCTGTCCGCTCCTGCCGCCGCCCCTCCAAGCAGCAGCAAGCCAGGCCCTCCACCACAGAGCAAGGTAGGTCAGGTCGCGGCCTCCGCCGGGGCCACTCTCGACAGGGCAGGGGGCCTGGCCCGGCAGCATCCACTGGGGACACAGGCCCTGCCCGGCCTTCCCCACCTACACGGTCGGACTGGGGAAAGCGTGAGGTAAACAGATCGTCAGCTGAGGATTCTACCCTGAACCAGCTGAGCCCTAGCGCTCCGAAGGCTTGGCACGTGTGAGTCAGATGTTGCAAGCCAGGTCATTTTCCGGGGGCCTCTGCGGGGCTGTGGTACGCCTCAGCTGACATTCCTGCCCTCTGGGGTGTATCTAGGCGGACCACACGGGGAGGCAGGCACCCCTGAAAAAGCAGCACCTTTAACCACAAGCCCagaccctcccctgcccccagtgcCCAGCGACCCCACCCAGGCTCCAGCctcggggggcggggaggggggacagGGTCTCTCTGGCTCCCTTTTCTGATCTTTTTTCTGCCTGGACCCCCAGCTTGTCCCAGTGCTCGCCGGAGGTCATACACAGCCTCTCTGTGCTGCTTCTCCCAGAGGTTTATGTTACCCCTTCTCTAGTGAggattcttccctccctccctcccttcctccctccctcccttccttccttccttccttccttccctttttctagTAGTTCTTGCTTTGTGTGACATTCCTGTAGTTATTTATTCTCATACTGTGTGTCATATGAAAAGCTAGAGGATTGAATTTGCCTGGGTCTGGGAGCAACAGGAGAGCTGACTTTTGGCGTGTGACAGCCtcaaatgcatatatttttcttgtaaaaaaggaaacagtgaaGGGAGCCCTAATGGTGACATCTTTGGGCAGGCCCAGAACTTTTGCTTCTTACGTGCCCTGTGACATCCTGTCCGTGGTGACAGTGACATCCTTTCCCATTTGGCAGATGAGAAGACTGACTCAGAGAGCGTGGGACAACCCCCTGGTGTGGCGAACGAGTCAGCCgaaggtgggagggaaggctTTTCCGTGAAGGCATCTTTTAGCTCCTCCCTGAGGGTCAGGCAGAAATGAGCTTAGGCTGCAGCACAAGGGTTGTTAAGTCTCACCTAAGAAACCACCACTGACAGCGGCATGAGTAATGGAGTCCCCCCTCCCGGGATGGCGTCAGTGTGTCCAGCCCAATCgtggaggggtggtggggagttGAGGGGTGGCCTGGACCCTCAACCCCATATAGGTCACTGCCAGCCCAAGGCACCCAGGGAAGGTTCTGGGCTTTGTGCCCTCCAGTCCCCACTGGGACAAAGGACGGTAGGCTGGGATCCCCTGCAGGGCGGGGGCTTCAGGGAGGAGCAGATGAGCCGAGGGGTCTCTGGAAGGCTGTACCCCTGGGGAGACATTCCCCAGAAAACTAAGGTGGGAGCAAGACAGTGCACCCTGCCAGGAACTGCACTTCGAGAgtcctgctggggtgggggggtggtttcAGGGATTTGGAGAAAGGGGGTGTCAAAACTGGTATGCATGGTCCTGGGCTCCTGCCAGCACCCCACAGCAGGGGGCAGGCCAACCGCCCCCATCCCCGCACAGCCACAAAGCACCTACTGTGGGCCACTGCTGCGGGCTGTACGAGGTCTCCCCTGCCCCTGAGGAAGCAGGTGGTGCTCATCCGGGGCTCAGAAACACCACAGTTCCAAATCCAGGGGAGTGGTTTCCTTCTTGGCCCCCTGGGCACACCTTTCTAGATGGATGTTCTCAAGCCAGGCCTCCAAAAGGCGGGGCCGAGACCGCCCCACAACCGCTCTGGGCCAGGGCTTCTCAACCCTGTACTATTGACGTTCGGATCAGATAATCCTTTGTTGCAGGGGCTCTTCTGGGTGTTGAAGGATATTTAgaagcatctctggcctctatgCACTAGATGCTAGTAGCACCCCTCAGAGGGGACAACCCCAGAtccctccagacattgccaaatgttccttgagggaaaaaaaaatcacccccagttgagaaccactgctctcagCAAATTACCATATGGTTGGGAAGCAttcagtttcctcctcctcccccaaggCCTGGGCCCTGGGAACCCAGACCAAGCCAGCAGCCAGCCCTCCGCACTCAGCACATCCCAGAGGTTGGCCCTGGACACTCACAGCAACTCCTAAAGCAGCAGTCCATGCACTAGTGCCCTGGGAGGGCAGGCCACCAATAGCCACAGCGTGCCAGGTGTGGCTGCAGGAGGGTCTGTGACCCTAGAGCTCTTGTACTCAGCCCCAGGCAGCTTGGCCTGCACTCACTCGCTCTGGCTAAAGAGCAACAGGAGACCTCAAGTGGGGACAGAGAGGCCAAAGAGGTAAGACAGTTAGGAGCTTGGGAGATTTAGAAGTGGTCCCACCTGGCGGCAGAAAGGCCTCGTCAGAAAGACCTCAACAATCAGCAAACCTtggttgagcacctactgtgtaccatgTACTCGGTTACATGCCAAGGACCCCCAATAGGACCACTGCATAGGGATCAGAGGTTAAGCTGACCAGGGCTGAAGTCTGGCCTTGTCCCTTACGGCTTAGTGActctaggcaagttacttaacctctctgagcctgtttcctcatctaccaATTTAGATAATAATATTACCCATGGGCTAATAAAACAGTCCACAGggctatgagaattaaatgagataatgcatttaaGGCCCTTGTCAAAGTGGTAAGCCCTCAATAAAATGGCTccagtatttcttaaatattatgaAATGGTCTCTGCCTGGGCGGCACTAACAGAACAgccccctgagcccacagctggaGAGCCTGGCCCTGTCTTCTTAGCCTGGGAAGGGAACATGAGGCATCATTGTAACTCCATGTACAACTCTTCTTTCTAGTGGCTTCCTGCGCAAGAAGAGGCCTCAGTCACACAAGTAACTCCAGAATTAATCCAGAGCCCCTAACAATTGATTCCACCTTTTgtccccctttccctttcttgGAGCGGTTTAACACGTTTCATCTGGTCCTTTCTTGTGGTTACGTTAAGTAAAATCTCCCTCCTTGTGGAGACAGGCAGCAAGGGCCACAAAGGGACACTTGGGACCAGACCCTGCTGAGGTGAAGACCAATCCTGGCCCGACCACCCCCGTGTCCTATGTCCCATGTCCCAGGCCACGTCAGAGCTGGCCGCCTCCCCCAGATCCGTCTGCTGCTTCCATCCACCTGCTGCCTCCTCGGCCCCTGAGCTCAGCCAGCACCTGCGGCAGAGTCTCCACAGGGGCCTCGACAGCAGGGGGGGAAGCGAACCCACCTCCTCAGCCCCTCTGCCTGACTTGTCCCCACCCTCCCGTGTCCACTCATCCTCAGAGCAGAGAGCTCATGCGGGAGGCCGGGAGGCCAGAAGGAGAGGGAAACGGTTTTACCGCCTTCCTTAGAAATCCAGAGTGGAGAGAGGTCAGGGGCCGTGAGAGCAATCTCAGGAGCAGCTTTAGGAGCTTTTCGGATCCCCAATCTCTGCCCAGCCCCACACAGATGCTCAGAGAGCACATTTTCTGTGTTAGGTCCGTGCCTCACAGGCCAGCGGGCAGCCTTTTCACAGAGCCTTGGAGGCTGCTACCGGGTGACATCTCATGGTCCTTCTGCTCCTGGTTGTGGCCTCACAGCCTTTGTGGTGGCCGTGCTCCCTCCACCCCGAGTCCCAGCCCTCCCACAGGCTCCCCAAGGCCATGGAATTGCAGAGCTGCTCAAGTTGTGGGCCAAGGTTCCTCTCACATCCAAAGCCACGGGCCTTGTTAAACTGCGGAGTCCCTGCTCTAGGGACCTGCTGAAGCCGTTACCAAGGccagggaatctgcattttatccAGCTCCCCAGATCACCGTGCCTTCACAGAGgagactggggctcagagagggggaATGGCCTAAGATTCATCCCAAGTCAGAGCGGagcaggactggaacccaggtccTGACCCCCCAGTCTGGAGTTCCCACTGCTCCGCCACAACAGAGTAGGGAAAGGGGGGTGAGGTCGGGTGCTGGTGCTGGCGGGGACAATCCATTTACTGCACACATGTGCTTGCCGGGCGGGGGTGGAGTAGTCACGGCAGTCCCGGGAGGTTTACCTGGCTCCTTCACCTCGAGGGCTGAGCACGAGTCAGGCACGGCCTGGCAGAGGCTGGAGCACACTCAGTGCGCctgcggggctgggggtggcagaGCCCCACAGCGTGGCTGTCGCCCGAAGAGGCACCGTGCACATGCCTGATACTAGGCAAGGCCAGGGACTGGGATGAGAGCCCTGAAGTCTAGGTGGGAGGGGTGCTGAAGAGGTTGTAAAGGCCCTGGCTGAGCCTGGTAGCGCCCAAGGCCCAGATTCAAGCAGCCCAGCCCAAGCTGAGTGCTTGAGTAGATTCCCTGGAAGCTGATTCAGTTTTGAGGATGAAGACCAGCACCCTCTGGGCACCTAGACAACCGCCTATGAGATGGGCTCTGAGATGTTCCGGGAAGGCCCCTCTGCAGCTCCTCAGGTGTCCCCCGTTAGGTCGCATATGGCCGTCTCCAGGTGGCCCTTTTAAGCATACACAATCCCTGGGAAGGGTCCTGCTGCACTTCGCCAGCTCCTTGGGGACACCCAGGGATGGGACCCTTTCCTGCTGGGGCTGCCCAGAAGGCTGGGCCTGAGCAAGACTCACGGGGGGCCCAGCCTGCTGCTCGAttccatttccctccctccctccctccctccctccctgccagaGACCAGAAAGATAGGCCCcctgtcttctcttccttcttgggGGGTCATCAGCCAGGAGTTCCATGTGGCTAGTGGAGGAGCTCCTCTGGGGAGCCCTGAGGAAACCCCCTCACCCCTGGCCCCAAGGCTTGGGTTTGGCTGGACCTACCCTCCTGATTCCAGATCTCTGTAGCACCAGATCCCCAGCCCAGGAGACACCTGAGGACCCCCCAAGATGGTAACATGGCTCTGTGGTCCTCTGTTGGGGACTTAATCTCACCGCACAGACACGCAGACTCCCCGTTGTCAGGAACAATCGGGACTATTAGACGGCAGCCGTGTGTCCTGGGAGTCAGTCACAGCTGCCTcgctgcagcccctgcccctaCGCCCAGGGCCTCTTCTGCCCGCATGGGCCCTTGGGTAGGGTAGCCACGGTCGTGAACGCCTCTGATCCAGATTGCCTCCTGGTGGCCTCCCTGGGGTCTGGCTGTCAGTCACCCAAGGAAGAAATACCGGCCCAGGACACCCTAGGGATTCGGCTTTGTCTTCGCAGGAAGGACAGTGTGGATATAAAGAGCTGTTGTTTTGTCTGCTCACCTGGGAACACCGGGGGTTGACTTCTCAAGCAGGACTATGGTTTGGCTTCAGCTCCATTTGAAAATCTTTGCTTGCGGCACCTCCCACATGAGTCTGATGCCCATCCCGGCTCTGCCCAACACTGCCAGTGTCCAGAGGTCACggcagccaccccctgcctctgggaaGGGTACTCCAAATGCTCCCACAGCCAAAcccctttctgtttcttcctttctccttgcaGCCCAACGCCTCTTTCAGACCGCTGCAGAAAGACCTCCCCCCAAGCCTGGTGGCCAAGGCCCAGTCCTTGCCCTCAGACCAGCCCGTGGGGACCTTCAGCCCTCTGGCCACCTCGGATACCAGCAGCCCCCAGAAGTCCCTCCGCACAGCCCCAGCTGCCGGCCCCCCTCCAGGACGGTCTTCCCCGGCGGGCTCCCCCCGCACCTGGCATGCCCAGATCAGCACCAGCAACCTTCACCTGCCCCAGGACCCCGCAGTGGCCAAGGGTGCCCTGGCTGGTGAGGAAACGGGCGTTGTGACACACGAGCAGTTCAAGGCTGCACTCAGGATGGTGGTGGACCAGGGTGACCCCCGGCTACTGCTGGACAGCTACACGAAGATTGGCGAGGGCTCCACGGGCATCGTCTGCCTGGCCCGGGAGAAGCACTCGGGCCGCCAGGTGGCCGTCAAGATGATGGACCTCAGGAAGCAGCAGCGCAGGGAGCTGCTCTTTAatgaggtgggaggagagggcgTGGCGGGGCATTTGGGACGGGCAGTGATGGTGGAGGCAGGCTGGACGTCTGCAAgcaggggcagtggggagggtgcCCGGCACTCAGGcgtcccctcctgcccccaggtgGTGATCATGCGGGACTACCAGCACCTCAACGTGGTGGAGATGTACAAGAGCTACCTGGTGGGCGAGGAGCTGTGGGTGCTTATGGAGTTCCTGCAGGGCGGGGCCCTCACGGACATCATCTCCCAAGTCAGGTGGGCAGCTGGGAGGGCTGGGACCCAGCGCTGGCTGCTCCCGCCACTGCCCTGGCAGGGATGTTAGGCAGCCTCAGGCCCGGATGATTGGGGTGCCCGGCACGTGGTCCCAAgccaccctgcccacccccatctgTTCGGGTTAACAGACCCAGGGGTCTCAGGGCAGTGGGGAAGACACGAGGGCTCCAGCCTAGGCCCAGGCCCGTTTCCACCAGGGCTCTGGCCTGACTGGGCTCCCACACACATCGTCCAGGAGCTGTGGGGCCCCGTACCAGGGGCACCTACTCTGCCCAGCCCGTCTTCCCTGCAGCCCCGCCAAAGCTAACATGCTCTTCTGCTGATGGCTCTGCCTTCCCCGTCCAGGCTGAATGAGGAGCAGATTGCCACCGTGTGCGAGGCCGTGCTGCAGGCCCTGGCTTACCTGCACGCCCAGGGTGTCATCCACCGGGACATCAAGAGCGACTCCATACTGCTGACCCTCGATGGCAGGGTAGGGCCCTTCCCACCCTGGCGCACCCACGACCCCACTTCACGGCTCCTCCTCCCTAGTTCACCATcactcccctttctccctctcaccCCAACCCCAGGTGAAACTCTCGGACTTCGGATTCTGTGCACAGATCAGCAAAGATGTCCCTAAGAGGAAGTCCCTGGTGGGAACCCCCTACTGGATGGCTCCCGAAGTGATCTGCAGGTGTCTGTATGCGACTGAGGTAACGGCTCCCTCCACCACCCAGCCCCCCCAGAAGAGGCTTGGGGACACATAGCTCTTCTACTTGTGGTCTCCTCCAGAGCCCCCCACCCCGAATAGCCCCGGTTGTCGGGTTCCCACTTAGTCAATACCCTACCCCAACGTCCACTGCCCCCTTCCCACTCTTGGTTGGATCTTCTCTGGCCTGTGACTTTGCTGCCACAAACTGGTCCCCAGAATGCTCTCCCCCAAGCGCAAGGGCAGGTTGGGGTATGGCCGGGCTTCCCCATGTGTGGTGGCCTTTCTAAGAGAGTGGCTGACAGCTGTGTCCCTGCAGTCAGTGGTCACTCACGCAGGTGGTAACTGACCACAGGGAAGGTGACCAGGAAGAGGGCCGACTCACCAAGGAAACCTGGGACcagctgctcccctccccctgcagcaTGTTGCTACCAAGGGGCCAGACTCTGGCCAGTGGAGTCAGGGACATTCTCCTCCTGCAGGTGGATATCTGGTCTCTGGGCATCATGGTGATTGAGATGGTAGATGGAGAGCCACCCTACTTCAGTGACTCCCCAGTGCAAGCCATGAAGAGGCTCCGGGACAGCCCCCCACCCAAGCTGAAGAACTCTCACAAGGTCAGTCGGTACACAGGGTGTGACCCTGCAGGCCCCATTCTTCCTGAGGCTTCAGGGATCAGAGTCCGGGCTGTgaggcccagcctctccctcccacagAAACCAGAGGGCCCGGGCTCCCAGAAGAGGCTCGTCTTTCTCCACACAAATCCCGCACCTTGGTGTGGAGCCTAGTCACAAACTCCCGTGGTCACTCCAACAAGTTTCCACCTGCGGACAACTGACAGGAGCCTGAAAGAAGGGAAAGCAAGGCCAGCGGGAGTCCCTGATGCCCTGGGAAAGAATCTAGAGAAGTTAACTGAGCAGTAACGCCTCTAACCCATCTGTCAGGGGAGGCATGCCAAGGCATACAGTGTTCCCAGTCTCCATCACAGAGAATTGGCTTGCCCTCCATCAATGTACATCCTAACCACATCTGAGCCAGCTGTTCCCTTaaaaccagtgtgtgtgtgtgtgtgtgtgtgtgtgtgtgtgtgtgtgtgtgtctgtgtgtgtctgtgtgtgtgtctgtgtgtgtctgtgtgtgtctgtgtgtgtggtatgtaaCGCTTTTCTGGCAAATCCACCCAAACCCACAGTCCTTACTTGTGGGCACCCCCTGCTGGTAGCCAGCTCAGCACAGGGCTGCAGAGTGGCACTGCCATCTGGTGGCCA encodes:
- the PAK6 gene encoding serine/threonine-protein kinase PAK 6: MFRKKKKKRPEISAPQNFQHRVHTSFDPKEGKFVGLPPQWQNILDTLRRPKPVVDPSRITRVQLQPMKTVVRGSAAPMDGYISGLLNDIQKLSVISSNTLRGRSPTSRRRAQSLGLLGDEQWAANSDMYLQSPQSEHRDPHGLYLSCNGAAPAGRRHVPWPEPQSPRVLPSGLATKAQSLGPTEFQGAPQRCLQSSPTGTSASTAAGRRGPTTAGHGSEEARPQSCLVGSAAGRPGGEGSPSPKTPESSLKRRLFRSMFLSAPAAAPPSSSKPGPPPQSKPNASFRPLQKDLPPSLVAKAQSLPSDQPVGTFSPLATSDTSSPQKSLRTAPAAGPPPGRSSPAGSPRTWHAQISTSNLHLPQDPAVAKGALAGEETGVVTHEQFKAALRMVVDQGDPRLLLDSYTKIGEGSTGIVCLAREKHSGRQVAVKMMDLRKQQRRELLFNEVVIMRDYQHLNVVEMYKSYLVGEELWVLMEFLQGGALTDIISQVRLNEEQIATVCEAVLQALAYLHAQGVIHRDIKSDSILLTLDGRVKLSDFGFCAQISKDVPKRKSLVGTPYWMAPEVICRCLYATEVDIWSLGIMVIEMVDGEPPYFSDSPVQAMKRLRDSPPPKLKNSHKVSPVLRDFLEQMLVRDPQERATAQELLDHPFLLQTGLPECLVPLIQLYRKQTSAC